In Nocardia sputorum, a single genomic region encodes these proteins:
- the rplR gene encoding 50S ribosomal protein L18: MAQTENQKAKRIPLGKDVSTQRRLSKTRRHFRLRKKVEGTTERPRLVVNRSSRHLHAQLVDDSVGKTIAAASTIEADVRAVDGDKSAKSKKVGALLAERAKAAGVEAVVFDRGGHDYHGRIAALADAAREGGLKF; the protein is encoded by the coding sequence ATGGCGCAAACCGAAAACCAGAAGGCCAAGCGCATCCCCCTGGGCAAGGACGTGTCGACCCAGCGCCGTCTGTCGAAGACGCGCCGTCACTTCCGCCTGCGCAAGAAGGTGGAAGGCACCACCGAGCGTCCGCGCCTGGTGGTCAACCGCTCCTCGCGGCACCTGCACGCGCAGCTGGTCGACGACTCGGTCGGCAAGACCATCGCCGCCGCGTCGACCATCGAGGCCGACGTGCGCGCGGTGGACGGCGACAAGTCGGCCAAGAGCAAGAAGGTCGGCGCCCTGCTGGCCGAGCGCGCCAAGGCCGCCGGTGTCGAGGCCGTCGTGTTCGACCGTGGTGGGCACGACTACCACGGCCGGATCGCCGCACTGGCCGATGCCGCTCGCGAAGGTGGGTTGAAATTCTGA
- the rpsE gene encoding 30S ribosomal protein S5, whose translation MPGRQRRDGGNGPAGQNGSAPEGGRGDRRGGGDRRGGGDRRDNAAEKNQLERVVAINRVSKVVKGGRRFSFTALVIVGDGNGLVGVGYGKAKEVPAAIQKGVEEARKNFFRVPMIGSTITHPVQGEAAAGVVMLRPASPGTGVIAGGAARAVLECAGIHDILAKSLGSDNAINVVHATVTALKQLQRPEEVAARRGLPLEDVAPAGMLRARAQAAGGVK comes from the coding sequence ATGCCGGGACGTCAGAGGCGTGACGGCGGAAACGGACCCGCCGGACAGAATGGCAGCGCCCCCGAGGGCGGCCGCGGCGACCGTCGCGGTGGTGGCGACCGTCGGGGCGGCGGCGACCGTCGCGACAACGCCGCCGAGAAGAACCAGCTCGAGCGGGTCGTCGCGATCAACCGCGTCTCCAAGGTCGTGAAGGGTGGTCGGCGCTTCAGCTTCACCGCCCTCGTGATCGTCGGTGACGGCAACGGCCTGGTCGGCGTCGGCTACGGCAAGGCCAAGGAAGTTCCCGCGGCCATCCAGAAGGGCGTCGAGGAGGCTCGCAAGAACTTCTTCCGCGTCCCGATGATCGGCTCCACCATCACGCACCCGGTTCAGGGTGAGGCGGCCGCCGGTGTGGTCATGCTGCGCCCGGCCTCGCCGGGTACCGGTGTGATCGCCGGTGGCGCGGCTCGTGCCGTGCTGGAATGCGCCGGTATCCACGACATTCTGGCGAAGTCGCTCGGTAGCGACAACGCCATCAACGTCGTGCACGCGACTGTCACTGCCCTCAAGCAGCTGCAGCGTCCGGAAGAGGTCGCGGCGCGCCGTGGCCTGCCGCTCGAGGACGTCGCCCCTGCCGGCATGCTGCGTGCGCGCGCTCAGGCTGCCGGAGGTGTCAAGTAA
- the rpsH gene encoding 30S ribosomal protein S8 — translation MTMTDPIADFLTRLRNANSAYHDQVKAPHSKLKANIAEILKREGYIADYRTEDAQVGKTLIVDLKYGPSRERSLAGVRRVSKPGLRVYAKSTNLPKVLGGLGVAIISTSSGLLTDKQAAKQGVGGEVLAYVW, via the coding sequence ATGACCATGACTGATCCGATCGCAGACTTCCTGACACGTCTGCGCAACGCCAACTCGGCGTACCACGATCAGGTGAAGGCTCCGCACTCGAAGCTCAAGGCGAACATCGCCGAGATCCTCAAGCGCGAGGGCTACATCGCCGACTACCGGACCGAGGACGCACAGGTGGGCAAGACGCTCATCGTCGACCTCAAGTACGGCCCGAGCCGTGAGCGCAGCCTCGCCGGCGTGCGCCGTGTCTCCAAGCCCGGTCTGCGCGTGTACGCGAAATCCACCAACCTGCCCAAGGTGCTCGGCGGCCTCGGCGTGGCGATCATCTCCACGTCCTCCGGTCTGCTCACCGACAAGCAGGCGGCCAAGCAGGGCGTGGGCGGCGAAGTCCTCGCTTACGTCTGGTAA
- the rpmD gene encoding 50S ribosomal protein L30, which translates to MADLKVTQIKSSIGAKKNQRDSLRTLGLRGIRKTVVCEDNAQNRGLINVVRHLVTVEEV; encoded by the coding sequence ATGGCAGATCTCAAGGTGACCCAGATCAAGAGCTCGATCGGCGCCAAGAAGAATCAGCGGGACAGCCTTCGGACCCTCGGTCTGCGCGGTATCCGCAAGACCGTGGTCTGCGAGGACAACGCCCAGAACCGCGGGCTGATCAACGTCGTGCGCCACCTCGTGACCGTTGAGGAGGTCTGA
- the rplF gene encoding 50S ribosomal protein L6 has product MSRIGKKPIALPAGVDVTIDGQDISVKGPKGTLSLTVAEPITVAKGEDGQLEVARPDDERRSRALHGLTRTLVSNMIVGVTQGYEKKMEIFGVGYRVALKGQNLEFALGYSHPVPIEAPEGITFAVESPTKFSVSGIDKQKVGQISAVIHGLRKPDPYKGKGIRYAGEVVRRKVGKTGK; this is encoded by the coding sequence ATGTCGCGTATTGGTAAGAAGCCCATCGCCCTTCCGGCCGGTGTGGATGTGACCATCGACGGCCAGGACATCTCGGTGAAGGGGCCCAAGGGCACCCTGTCGCTCACCGTCGCCGAGCCGATCACCGTCGCCAAGGGCGAGGACGGCCAGCTCGAGGTCGCCCGTCCGGACGACGAGCGCCGCAGCCGCGCGCTGCACGGCCTGACCCGCACTCTGGTGTCGAACATGATCGTCGGCGTCACCCAGGGCTACGAGAAGAAGATGGAAATCTTCGGCGTCGGTTACCGCGTCGCGCTGAAGGGCCAGAACCTCGAGTTCGCCCTCGGCTACAGCCACCCGGTGCCGATCGAGGCGCCCGAGGGCATCACGTTCGCGGTGGAGTCGCCCACCAAGTTCTCCGTGTCCGGAATCGACAAGCAGAAGGTCGGCCAGATTTCGGCGGTCATCCACGGCCTGCGCAAGCCCGACCCGTACAAGGGCAAGGGCATCCGCTACGCCGGCGAGGTCGTTCGCCGCAAGGTCGGAAAGACGGGTAAGTGA